From a region of the Poecile atricapillus isolate bPoeAtr1 chromosome 4, bPoeAtr1.hap1, whole genome shotgun sequence genome:
- the LOC131578790 gene encoding toll-like receptor 2 type-2: MTTPTWQALAIYMVLAANLTEQQALKQACPSCDASQLCNCSSMGLAFIPPGLTAKITVLNLAHNRIKRIQSQDLQQAVNLRALLLQSNEISSIDEDSFQSLAKLELLDLSNNSLAHLSPVWFGHLFSLQHLYLQGNSYRDLGQSSPFSSLRNLSSLHLGSPQLSVIRQGNFEGIEFLHRLWIDGSNLSQYEEGSLKSIKEINHMIIGIRNITVFSEIVRDLLHSVTWLEVRRIAFGITAEVQALRVMSSSFVKKLSFRQILLTDATVPEIASILEDMPKLAELELVDCRLLGTGQWKMQIQAKQSQTLKVITIEKLSIEQFYLFTDLQPVEGLLSLFTRITVRETKVFLVPCRISQHLLSLEYLDLSANLLGDQSLEHSACQGGWPSLQTLNLSQNSLSNLEITSKSLSHLGNLSVLDISQNNFGEIPDVCKWPENLKYLNLSSTQIPKVTSCIPETLEVLDVSGNNLKEFGLQLPLLKELYLTRNQLKALPGAAPIPNLVALSVRRNKLNSFSKEEFESFRRMELLDASDNNFICSCEFLSFVQHEAGIGQVLVGWPDKYVCDSPLAVRGAQVGAVHLSLMECHRSLVVSLICVLVFLVILLLVAVGYKYHVVWYLRMTWAWLQAKRKPKRAPPKDVCYDAFVSYSENDSDWVENTMVRELEQACPPFRLCLHKRDFVPGKWIVDNIIDSIEKSHKTLFVLSEHFVQSEWCKYELDFSHFRLFDENNDAAILVLLEPIQSKAIPKRFCKLRKIMNTKTYLEWPLEEDQQQMFWFNLKIALRS; this comes from the coding sequence ATGACTACGCCCACCTGGCAAGCGTTGGCCATCTACATGGTCTTAGCTGCAAACCTCACCGAACAGCAAGCACTGAAGCAGGCTTGTCCTTCATGCGATGCCAGTCAGCTTTGCAACTGCTCCTCCATGGGCTTGGCCTTCATTCCCCCTGGGCTCACGGCCAAAATCACAGTGTTAAACCTGGCCCACAACAGGATAAAGCGCATCCAGTCCCaggacctgcagcaggctgtgAACCTGagagccctgctgctgcagtccAATGAAATTAGCTCCATAGATGAGGACTCCTTTCAGTCCCTGGCAAAACTGGAGCTCTTGGACTTATCAAATAACAGCTTGGCTCACTTGTCCCCTGTGTGGTTTGGGCACCTTTTTTCACTCCAGCACCTCTACCTTCAAGGCAATTCCTACAGAGACCTGGGGCAGAGCTCCCCCTTTTCTAGCCTGAGGAACCTGAGCTCTCTCCACCTGGGCAGCCCGCAGCTCTCCGTGATAAGGCAAGGGAACTTTGAGGGCATTGAGTTTCTGCACAGGTTGTGGATTGATGGCAGCAATCTCAGTCAGTATGAGGAGGGAAGTTTGAAATCAATTAAGGAGATAAATCACATGATCATAGGCATAAGAAATATTACTGTATTCTCAGAAATTGTTAGGGACCTTCTGCACTCTGTCACTTGGCTGGAAGTGAGAAGAATAGCGTTTGGTATCACTGCAGAAGTGCAAGCATTGAGAGTCATGTCTTCATCTTTTGTAAAGAAGCTTTCTTTTAGACAGATCTTACTAACAGATGCTACCGTGCCTGAGATTGCCAGCATTTTAGAAGACATGCCAAAATTAGCGGAGCTGGAGCTGGTAGACTGTAGACTCTTGGGAACCGGACAGTGGAAAATGCAAATCCAAGCAAAGCAATCACAGACACTTAAAGTTATCACAATAGAGAAATTATCTATAGAACAATTTTACTTGTTTACAGATCTTCAGCCGGTGGAAGGTCTACTATCTCTTTTTACGAGAATCACGGTTCGGGAAACCAAGGTTTTTTTGGTACCATGCAGAATTTCCCAACATCTTCTGTCATTAGAATATCTTGACCTTAGTGCAAATTTGCTTGGAGACCAGAGTTTAGAACATTCAGCCTGTCAGGGTGGTTGGCCATCCCTACAAACTCTAAATTTAAGTCAAAATTCACTGAGTAACTTAGAAATCACAAGTAAAAGTTTGTCTCATCTAGGAAACCTAAGTGTTTTAGACATTagccaaaataattttggtGAGATTCCAGATGTGTGTAAATGGccagaaaatctgaaatatttaaatctgTCCAGCACTCAAATTCCTAAAGTAACAAGCTGCATTCCTGAAACGCTGGAAGTTTTGGATGTTAGTGGAAACAACCTGAAGGAGTTTGGACTGCAGCTCCCGCTTCTGAAAGAGCTGTACCTCACAAGAAATCAGCTGAAGGCCCTGCCGGGTGCTGCACCCATTCCAAATTTAGTGGCCTTGTCCGTCAGAAGAAACAAGCTGAACAGTTTCTCCAAGGAGGAGTTTGAGTCGTTCAGGAGAATGGAGCTGCTGGATGCCAGTGACAACAacttcatctgctcctgtgagTTCCTCTCCTTCGTCCAGCACGAAGCTGGGATAGGCCAGGTGCTGGTGGGGTGGCCGGACAAGTACGTGTGTGACTCTCCGCTGGCGGTGAGAGGGGCGCAGGTTGGCGCCGTGCACCTGTCCCTGATGGAGTGCCACAGGTCCCTGGTGGTGTCGTTGATCTGCGTGCTGGTGTTCCTGGtcatcctgctgctggtggccgTCGGCTACAAGTACCACGTGGTCTGGTACCTGCGGATGACGTGGGCGTGGCTGCAAGCCAAGCGGAAGCCCAAGCGCGCCCCGCCAAAGGACGTCTGCTACGACGCTTTTGTCTCCTACAGCGAGAATGACTCCGACTGGGTGGAGAACACCATGGTgcgggagctggagcaggcCTGCCCTCCCTTCCGGCTCTGCCTGCACAAGCGGGACTTTGTGCCTGGGAAGTGGATTGTGGACAACATCATCGACTCCATTGAGAAGAGCCACAAAACGCTCTTTGTGCTGTCCGAGCACTTTGTGCAGAGCGAGTGGTGCAAATACGAGCTGGACTTCTCGCATTTCCGCCTCTTTGATGAGAACAACGACGCGGCGATTCTTGTCCTCCTGGAGCCCATCCAGAGCAAAGCGATTCCCAAGAGATTCTGCAAGCTGCGGAAGATCATGAACACAAAGACTTACCTGGAGTGGCCTCTCGAAGAGGACCAGCAGCAGAtgttttggtttaatttgaaaattgcTCTAAGATCATAG